The window GTACTCCGCCCTGTGGGGCGGCGAGAAGTACCAGGCGGCCGTGGAGGACGTGAAGGAGCGCATCCGGGCCGGCGAGGCCTTCCAGGTGGTGCCCTCGCAGCGGTTCGAGACGCCCTGCGAGGCCTCCGCGCTCGACGTCTACCGGGTGCTGCGGGCCACCAACCCGTCCCCGTACATGTACCTCTTCCGCTTCGAGAACGGCTTCGACGTCGTCGGGTCCAGCCCCGAGGCGCTGGTCAAGGTCGAGGACGGCCGGGCCATGGTCCACCCCATCGCCGGCACCCGGCACCGCGGGGCCACCCCGCAGCGGGACAACGACCTCGCCGAAGAGCTGATGGCGGACCCCAAGGAACGCGCCGAGCACCTGATGCTCGTCGACCTCGGCCGCAACGACCTGGGCCGGGTCTGCGCCCCGGGATCGGTGGAGGTCGTCGACTTCATGTCGATCGAGCGCTACTCCCACGTGATGCACATCGTCTCCACCGTCACCGGCCGGCTCGCCGAGGGCAAGACCGCCTTCGACGTGCTCACCGCCTGTTTCCCCGCCGGCACCCTCTCGGGCGCGCCCAAGCCGCGCGCCATGCAGATCATCGAGGAACTGGAACCCTCCCGCCGCGGGCTGTACGGCGGGTGCGTCGGCTACCTCGACTTCGCCGGGGACTCCGACACGGCCATCGCCATCCGCACGGCGCTGCTGCGCGACGGGACGGCGTACGTCCAGGCCGGCGCCGGGGTCGTGGCGGATTCGGTGCCCGAGCTGGAGGACCTCGAATGCCGCAACAAGGCCGCCGCGGTACTGCGCGCGGTGGGAGCGGCGAACCGCCTCCACCGCGGTTGAGGGCGTAGGGGATAGTGGGGTGCGTGAGTGCCGTACCCCCGCCCCGAAACGATGCCGCCGCCCCCGTGACCGAAGAGGTCCCGCCGGGCCCCGAGAGCGGCGCCGGCCGCCGCAGCGTGGCCGTCGCCCTGCTGCTCGGCGCGCTCGGCGCCACCGTCGTCCTGCTCGCCTCCGGCCGCGTCTGGGCCCAGGGCCGGGCGGCCGTCGGCGGTGGTTCGCTGCCGCTGAGCGCCGACGGGCGGGCCGTCACCGGCCTGCCCGCCGCCCTGGCCATCGTCGCCCTCGCCGCCCTGGTCGCGGTCTTCGCCGTCCGCGGCAGGAGCCGGCGGCTGGTGTCCGCGCTGCTCGCGCTGAGCGGCCTGGGCGCCGCCCTGGCGGCCGTGTTCGCCGCCGACGACCACCGTGCCCTGGACGAACAGGCCGCCAGGACCACCGCGGACACCGCGGCGCAGGTGGTCGGGCTCACCCATACGGCGTGGCCGTACGTCACCGCCGCCGGCGGGGTCCTGATCCTGCTGGCCGGCCTCCTGGCCCTGCGCTTCGGCCGGAGTTGGCCCGCGATGGGCGGCCGCTACGAACGCGACGGCAGCCCCCGCACCCGTACTCCCGCGCCCGTGGACCCGGACCGGCCCGAGGACCTGTGGAAGGCTCTGGACCGAGGCGAGGACCCCACCCGCTGACGGGACCCCCCGTGAGCGGGCGCCGCGCGCGGTGCGGGACAATGGGCACCGAGCGTTCGACACAGCACGTGACGTGCGACAGAGCAACGAGGAGCAACT of the Streptomyces sp. NBC_01426 genome contains:
- a CDS encoding TIGR02234 family membrane protein, producing the protein MGCVSAVPPPRNDAAAPVTEEVPPGPESGAGRRSVAVALLLGALGATVVLLASGRVWAQGRAAVGGGSLPLSADGRAVTGLPAALAIVALAALVAVFAVRGRSRRLVSALLALSGLGAALAAVFAADDHRALDEQAARTTADTAAQVVGLTHTAWPYVTAAGGVLILLAGLLALRFGRSWPAMGGRYERDGSPRTRTPAPVDPDRPEDLWKALDRGEDPTR
- a CDS encoding anthranilate synthase component I produces the protein MDLETFRKLAVDRRVIPVSRKLLADGDTPVGLYRKLAAERPGTFLLESAENGRSWSRYSFVGVRSDSTLTVRDGRAHWIGTPPVGVPTDGDPLEALRATVEALHTPRDIAGGMPPFTGGMVGYLGYDIVRRLERIGEHTEDDLKLPELTMLLTSDLAVMDHWDGTVQLIANAINHNHLDTGVDEAYANAVARLDAMEADLARPAPYVPTPLPASELPEYSALWGGEKYQAAVEDVKERIRAGEAFQVVPSQRFETPCEASALDVYRVLRATNPSPYMYLFRFENGFDVVGSSPEALVKVEDGRAMVHPIAGTRHRGATPQRDNDLAEELMADPKERAEHLMLVDLGRNDLGRVCAPGSVEVVDFMSIERYSHVMHIVSTVTGRLAEGKTAFDVLTACFPAGTLSGAPKPRAMQIIEELEPSRRGLYGGCVGYLDFAGDSDTAIAIRTALLRDGTAYVQAGAGVVADSVPELEDLECRNKAAAVLRAVGAANRLHRG